One genomic segment of Gossypium arboreum isolate Shixiya-1 chromosome 3, ASM2569848v2, whole genome shotgun sequence includes these proteins:
- the LOC128290606 gene encoding secreted RxLR effector protein 161-like, with the protein MTCTRPDIAYAVGKLSRYTSNPSSLHWQALNRVLRYLKKTINYGLCYNGYPLVLEGYSDASWITSLEYHASTSGWIFILDGGAISWGSKKQTCITDSTMAVEFITLAAASKEAECLRNLLYDIPLWP; encoded by the coding sequence ATGACTTGTACAAGACCAGATATTGCATATGCTGTTGGGAAATTGAGTAGGTACACAAGTAATCCAAGTAGTTTGCATTGGCAAGCTTTGAATAGAGTACTTAGGTACTTAAAGAAAACTATTAACTATGGATTGTGTTATAATGGATATCCTCTAGTTTTAGAAGGGTATTCGGATGCTAGTTGGATTACAAGTTTGGAATATCATGCATCTACTAGTGGATGGATTTTCATTCTTGATGGAGGAGCCATTTCTTGGGGTTCCAAGAAACAAACATGTATTACTGATTCCACCATGGCTGTAGAATTTATTACATTAGCCGCTGCATCTAAAGAAGCAGAATGCTTAAGAAATTTGCTTTATGATATACCTTTATGGCCTTAg